A single region of the Diadema setosum chromosome 14, eeDiaSeto1, whole genome shotgun sequence genome encodes:
- the LOC140237472 gene encoding haloacid dehalogenase-like hydrolase domain-containing protein 2, which produces MAARSRLKAVLIDLSGTIHIEDSAIPGAVSALKRLRDGALKIKFVTNTTKESMATLHHRLTKIGFDIQPTEIFSSLTAARNLVKEKGCRPMLLLQDSAKEDFKGIPTENPDCVVVGLSPDSFNYDTLNTAFRLVLEGSPLIAIHKAKYYKRPDGLALGPGPFVAGLEYAAGVRASVVGKPEAAFFTEALKTLDCSPEEAVMIGDDVQGDVEGAQRAKIKAILVKTGKYRPGDEEKINPAPTAVCDDFSAAVDLLLKDFL; this is translated from the exons ATGGCTGCACGGTCAAGACTGAAAGCTGTGTTAATTGATCTGAGTGGAACCATACATATTGAAGACTCAGCTATACCAGGGGCAGTTTCTGCATTAAAGAG gtTACGAGATGGAGCACTTAAAATCAAGTTTGTGACCAACACGACCAAGGAGAGCATGGCCACCCTCCACCACAGACTCACAAAGATCGGATTCGACATCCAGCCCACAGAGATCTTCTCCTCCCTGACTGCAGCCAGGAATCTGGTCAAGGAGAAGGGATGCAGACCGATGCTACTTCTGCAGGACAGCGCCAAAGAAGACTTCAAAG GTATACCAACAGAAAATCCAGATTGTGTTGTAGTGGGCCTTTCTCCGGACAGTTTTAACTATGACACACTTAACACCGCTTTCAG ATTGGTCCTCGAGGGCAGTCCTCTTATAGCCATCCACAAGGCCAAGTACTACAAGAGACCCGATGGACTAGCCCTGGGACCAGGACCATTTGTGGCGGGGCTGGAGTACGCGGCTGGTGTCAGGGCATCGGTAGTCGGCAAACCAGAGGCAGCATTCTTCACGGAGGCCCTGAAGACCCTGGACTGCTCACCAGAGGAAGCCGTCATGATCGGAGAC GATGTCCAAGGAGATGTTGAAGGTGCACAAAGGGCTAAAATCAAAGCCATCCTTGTCAAAACAG GAAAATACCGCCCAGGCGATGAAGAAAAGATAAATCCTGCTCCCACGGCCGTGTGTGATGATTTCTCAGCTGCCGTGGACCTGTtgctgaaggattttttatga